Genomic window (Caldisericia bacterium):
GAGTTAAAGATACCAGAGGGGGTGGTAGGTAAAGTTTTATGGGAGTTTAGATTACTTCCCGACAGATTCAAGAGCTTTGTTGATAACATTAAAATCTTGCCATCACTTTTTAAACTTGGAAAATTACCTAAAATATCTATTCCAATAAGTTTCAAACTTCCAGGATTCCTTGTTCCTGTCATGGATAAGATAAATCCATATCTTCCCTCTTTCCTTCAAGGATTTAATTTCATTCTCCTAATTCTTATACTACTTCTTCTGCTCATACTTGTTTTTGTTGTAGTTAGGAGAAAGAAGAAAGCGGCAATAAATGTTTCAGGAGGAGAAAATCTAATTGAGGAGGCTGAAATTAATCCTGAAGAGATTGAACCGAAGATTGTGAAACCTGAAGAGAATTTAGAACTTTCCAGTGAGGAAACAGAGACGAAGGAAGAGACTAAAAGTGAAGTTGAAGAATCCTTAGAGATAAAACCTAAGGAAGAAGTTCCTCTTGAGACAAAGCCTGAAGAAATCAAGCCTGAGGAGAAAGAGAAAGAAAAACAAACAATAGAGGATTTATTTGCCTTTGGTCCAGAAACAGGTGAAGTATCTTCTAAAGAAACTGAGGAGATTCTTCCCAGTGAACCTTCTCATGTTCAAAAGGAAATAATTCCCCCTTCAGTTGCACCAGAGGAGGAGTTTGATGTCTCCATTCTTAAGGGTAGAGTAGTTTTGGATAGAAAAGCACTTCTTAGAATTATAGAGCTTGATCTCTTCCCGTTTTTAGAGGAAGCCTATGTAACTGAAGAAACAATAAAGGATCTCCCATTGAAGTTTAGAACATCATCAAAACTTAAATCTGTAAAATTAACCAAATTTGAAAAAAGTATGGCTGAAGATCTTGGTAAGAGGGTTGGTGGGAGTCCAGAGACAGGAGAAGCTCTTGCTCTTGCTTTGAAGCTTAAAATAGATAAATGTATTGTTGGAGAAAAGTTTAATAAGAATTTTCAGAATATAAGAATAATATCCTATGAAAACTTGAGATAAAATGGCTGTTTTAATAGGTGCAATATCTCCACATCCTCCACTTCTCATACCAGAAGTTGGAGGAAGAGAAAGGGAAAAGGTAAGAAGAACTGATCTATCTCTCAAGAGGATGGCAGAGGAATTTAAAAGCTTGAATCTTGATACTATAATTATAATATCTCCACATGCTCCTTACATTTATAATTCTATATCCATTTACTCTTCAGATGTACTGTATGGTGATTTCTCCCAATTTGGTGCTCCCCATGTCTATCTTGAGTATGAAAACGATGAATTGATAGTTAAAGAACTTATAAAACAGGGAAGAGAAAAGGGTGTAAATTTTGTGCCTCTTTCACCAGATACTCCTCTGGATCATGCTACTATGGTCCCTCTATACTATTTAAATGAGGCAAAGATCCAATCAAAGCTTGTAGCAATGAGTCCAGAATTCACTGCTTCAAGGGAAAGATTGATAGAGATTGGGAAATTTATAAGAGATGTCTGTGAGCAGACAGACAAAAGGATAGGATTAATTGCATCTGGTGATTTATCTCATAGACTCTCTCCCTATGGTCCCTATGGATTTACACCCAATGGCCCTCTCTTTGATAGAGAAATTGTATCTGCCATAGAAAATAAAGATCTACAAGCTCTCCTCTCCATTCCAGAAGAGGTTGTGGAAGATGCTGGGGAGTGTGGATTCAAACCAATATTAATGCTTATAGGAGCTTTACCCTTTGAGGAGTTTACCCCTGAAGTTCTTTCGTATGAGGGACCTTTTGGAGTGGGATATATGGTGAGTATTTTTAGGAGGTAATTTATATGCATCCATTGGTAAAACTTGCCAAAGAGGCGATAGAGAAATTTATAATAGATGGTGTTATTATAGATCCCCCAGATGAACTATTGAAGGATTACAAAAATGTAAGGAAAGGGGTTTTTGTTACATTGCACAAAGGGAAGGAACTCAGAGGGTGTATAGGTACATACCTTCCAACTAAAAGGAATATTCTTGAGGAGATTATTTATAATGCAATCTCTGCAGCTACACAAGATCCACGTTTTCCACCGGTAAGTCCAGAAGAGTTAAAATATATAACTTACTCTGTAGATGTCCTTGAGCCTCCTGAACCTGTAAGGGATATAAAGGAACTTGATCCAAAAAAATTTGGTGTTATAGTTTCAAAGGGTTTCAGGAGAGGTTTACTTCTTCCAGATATTGAGGGTGTGGACACTGTAGAGGAACAGCTTCGTATTGCTAAACTAAAGGCAGGAATATCTCCCTATGACGATGATGTTGATATATATAAATTTAGAGTGACCAGATATTACTGAAGTTTTTATATAAATTCAAAGTCCATTATATCAATACTAAATTTGTTCTTATATGCCGAGAAAAGAATTTTAAACAATTCCTTGTAATTTTTGTCGTGTATTCCCTCCATCTTGGCAAAATTTCCTTCAAGTAAAAATTTAAGTGCAATCCATGTTTCTTTCTCTATTTTTTCTGATGATTGTGATACACAATTTTTGCACACAAAGCCTACCTCTTTTTTATCAAAGAATGAAGGTGGATTAAGTTTAGTTCCGCATTTTACACATCTATCCAGAGGAAACAAAACTCCTTCAAGAAGAATAAGTTTTAAAAGAAAATAATAGTAGTAATCTTTCAATCTATCTGTATCTTTCATGGCTTTTAAAACTGAAATAAGAAGATGGAATATTTTTTCTGAATCGTTATTTTGTGCTTGAGTTCTGTCTATCAATTTCAGCATTTCCATTGCAATAAAAGACTTTTCCACATCTCTTTTTATACTGATAAATGTATCTATGACTTTACTCTCTGTAATGTAGAAATAATCTCCCCTTTTGTAAAGTTTTGTTTTAATAAGATTCATAGTTTCAAGGAGACTACCCCATCTAGTATTAATCTTTAATCCCCCTTTAGCCCTTGCAACAATTTTACCTAAATCTTTGGAGAACAACACTACAAAAAGATCCTTCTCTTTGTAGGGAAGTCTTCTGATTATTACACACTCTGTTTTGATATTATTGTTCAACCTTCCATTATCCTGACTGATGAGGATGCACCAATTCTGTTTGCTCCTGCATTTATCATTTCAACTGCTTTTTCAAATGTTCTTATTCCACCAGCTGCCTTAACTCCAACATCATCACCAACAATTGACCTCATGAGTCTCACATCCTCTACTGTGGCTCCTCCTTGTTTTGAAAACCCTGTTGAAGTTTTAACAAAATCAGCACCAGCTGCCTTTGAAATACTGCAAGCAATTATCTTCTCCTCATATGTCAAAACTGGCGCTTCTATTATAACCTTAAGGACTTTTTCCTTTGCCACAGATTTCACTGATCTAATTTCATTGTATATATAGGCATAATCCTTTGATTTTAGAACTCCTATATTTATAACCATGTCTATTTCATCAGCACCATTTAATATAGCATCTTTGGTTTCATATACCTTGGCATTTATTGAATCTGCTCCAAGAGGAAATCCAATGACAGTGGCAACTTTTATATCAGTATCCTTTAAAAGTTCTTTTGCCATTTTTACAAAGGAGGGATTTATGCACACAGCATAAAAATGGTATTTTTTGGCTTCCTCACAGATCTTCTTTATATCGTTGTATGTAGCCTCTGGTTTTAGAAGAGTGTGATCTATAAGTTTAGCAATCTCTTCTCTTGTCATTTTTAAGACCCCTTTACCTCATTGAATATCTCTATTATTTTTGAGAATGAATCTGCCTTTAGTGAAGCTCCTCCTACCAGAAATCCATCTATCTCTTCTTCTCCTGCAAGTTCCTCTGCGTTTTCAGGTTTAACACTTCCCCCATAGACAATCCTTACCTCATCCATAAAATCCTTAGATGCATATTTTCCTATCAGTTCTCTTATAAATCTATGCATTTCTCTAACTTCCTTTGGCGAAGCGTTAGCCCCAGTGCCTATTGCCCAAACAGGTTCATAAGCTATCACAATATCCTTCAGTGAATTTAAAGGAATTCTCTTTAAATCAGATTTAAATTGTCTCTCTATAACTTCCTTCTCCAACCCTTTCTTTCTTTCTTCGAGGGTCTCTCCGATGCAGAGTACAGGATTCAATCCATGTTTTACCGCAGATATAATCTTTTTGTTTATCATTTCGTCTGTTTCTCCAAAATACTTCCTTCTCTCAGAGTGTCCTATTATTACATAACTTACTCCAGCATCTTTGAGCATCCTTGGTGAGATTTCACCTGTATATGCTCCAAATTCCTCCCAGTGCATATTCTGTGCACCAAGATAGATGTGAGGAAGGTCAATCAACTCTTTCAATGGATAAAGCAGGGTAAATGGAGGAAAAATAACGATATCACTTCCCCTTAAAAGTGCCACTGATTCACTCAATTTCTCTACAGTTTCAACACCATCCTTTAAAGTTTTGTGCATCTTCCAGTTGCCACCAATCCAGCCTTTACGCATCTAATTACCTCCTGATTTTAATAAGTCTTTAGGTCCAAAAGGATATGGGAACAGATCTTTAAGAATCTTAACTTCGTATCTATCTTTATTTGCTGAGATTATTTTCATATCTGGAGAAAATTCATACATTACCTGTCTGCAAAGTGCGCAGGGAAAGGTTAAGTTCTCTGTTTCAACATATACAGCTATAGCTTCAAATTCTCTTTCTCCTTCAGAAACTGCCTTAAACACGGCTACCCTCTCTGCACACACAGTTGCTCCATAGCTTGCGTTCTCCACATTACACCCAGTATATATTTTACCAGACTTTGTAAGAAGTGCAGCTCCAACTTTAAATTTTGAATAAGGAGCGTATGCTAACTTCCTTGCCTCTTTAGCTTCCTCTATTAGAAGTTTTATCCTTTCCTTCTTCATTTCCCTTTTCCTTCTCTATCTTTATCTTCATTATTCTGTTTCCTCTTACATCTATGGCAGTAAACTTTAATGAATTGTAGGTTACACTCTCTCCATTCTGAGGTATATGGCCTATAAGATCAAGGAAGAGACCACTCAATGTTTCATATTCCTCCTTTGGCAACTTCTCATTTATAACCTTTTCCACATCCTCAATAGGTATCTTTGCGTCAAATACATATGTATCTGGTCCTATTTTTCTATACAGCACCTCTTCTATATCATACTCATCCTGAATTTCTCCCACTATTTCTTCTATAATATCTTCCATGGTAACCAAGCCCTCCACTCCTCCAAATTCATCTATCACTATAGCCATCTGTATCTTCTTTTTTCTCATCTCCCTAAAAAGTTCTCCAATTTTTTTGGTATCGGGAACAAAAGCGGGTTTATGAAGATGATCTCCAATTCCATTATCACCTTTGAGAACAATCTTAAGAAAGTCTTTCACATGAAGTATTCCAACAATGTTGTCTATGGATCCATTGTATATTGGTATTCTTGAGTAGCCTGTCTTTGCGAAGCACTCTGCTATCTCCTCTTTAGTGGCGTTAAGTGGTAAAGCCACCATATCCACCCTTGGAGTCATAACTTCATATACAGGTTTATCCTGAAGTTCAAATACACCTTCTATCATCTCTTTTTCATACTCATCAATGGTTCCCTTTTCTCTACTTAAAGAGAGTAAAATTCTAAACTCTTCTTCTCCAACAGTAACGCTTTTCTTCAGTTTTTTTCCAAAAATCATCATAATACCATCGTTTATCTTACTAAGAATGAAGGAGAAGGGATAAAGTACATAAGAGAAGAAGGTATACAATGGGTAAAGCTTTATTGACAGAGACTCTGGATAGTAAGAGGCAAGTGTCTTTGGAATCATCTCCCCAAAAAGAACGATAATTAAAGTCATTATTAGGGAGGAATAAAGGTATCCTCTCTCTTTGAATAAATTTATGAATAGAACTGTTGATAAGGAAGCAGCAAATATGTTAACAAAATTATTACCAACAATTATAGTACTTATTAGTTTCTCTGGTTTGTCTCTTAATTTTAGAATTTTCTTTGCCTTTTCGTTACCCTCATCCATTAACTTTCTCAGCTTTATCTCCGAACTTCCTATAAAAGCAACTTCTGATGCAGAAAAG
Coding sequences:
- the amrA gene encoding AmmeMemoRadiSam system protein A, whose product is MHPLVKLAKEAIEKFIIDGVIIDPPDELLKDYKNVRKGVFVTLHKGKELRGCIGTYLPTKRNILEEIIYNAISAATQDPRFPPVSPEELKYITYSVDVLEPPEPVRDIKELDPKKFGVIVSKGFRRGLLLPDIEGVDTVEEQLRIAKLKAGISPYDDDVDIYKFRVTRYY
- the recO gene encoding DNA repair protein RecO codes for the protein MNNNIKTECVIIRRLPYKEKDLFVVLFSKDLGKIVARAKGGLKINTRWGSLLETMNLIKTKLYKRGDYFYITESKVIDTFISIKRDVEKSFIAMEMLKLIDRTQAQNNDSEKIFHLLISVLKAMKDTDRLKDYYYYFLLKLILLEGVLFPLDRCVKCGTKLNPPSFFDKKEVGFVCKNCVSQSSEKIEKETWIALKFLLEGNFAKMEGIHDKNYKELFKILFSAYKNKFSIDIMDFEFI
- the deoC gene encoding deoxyribose-phosphate aldolase: MTREEIAKLIDHTLLKPEATYNDIKKICEEAKKYHFYAVCINPSFVKMAKELLKDTDIKVATVIGFPLGADSINAKVYETKDAILNGADEIDMVINIGVLKSKDYAYIYNEIRSVKSVAKEKVLKVIIEAPVLTYEEKIIACSISKAAGADFVKTSTGFSKQGGATVEDVRLMRSIVGDDVGVKAAGGIRTFEKAVEMINAGANRIGASSSVRIMEG
- a CDS encoding triose-phosphate isomerase, which encodes MRKGWIGGNWKMHKTLKDGVETVEKLSESVALLRGSDIVIFPPFTLLYPLKELIDLPHIYLGAQNMHWEEFGAYTGEISPRMLKDAGVSYVIIGHSERRKYFGETDEMINKKIISAVKHGLNPVLCIGETLEERKKGLEKEVIERQFKSDLKRIPLNSLKDIVIAYEPVWAIGTGANASPKEVREMHRFIRELIGKYASKDFMDEVRIVYGGSVKPENAEELAGEEEIDGFLVGGASLKADSFSKIIEIFNEVKGS
- a CDS encoding cytidine deaminase, whose translation is MKKERIKLLIEEAKEARKLAYAPYSKFKVGAALLTKSGKIYTGCNVENASYGATVCAERVAVFKAVSEGEREFEAIAVYVETENLTFPCALCRQVMYEFSPDMKIISANKDRYEVKILKDLFPYPFGPKDLLKSGGN
- a CDS encoding HlyC/CorC family transporter, giving the protein MDGSSTLLSGIEILLLVLLSSIFSASEVAFIGSSEIKLRKLMDEGNEKAKKILKLRDKPEKLISTIIVGNNFVNIFAASLSTVLFINLFKERGYLYSSLIMTLIIVLFGEMIPKTLASYYPESLSIKLYPLYTFFSYVLYPFSFILSKINDGIMMIFGKKLKKSVTVGEEEFRILLSLSREKGTIDEYEKEMIEGVFELQDKPVYEVMTPRVDMVALPLNATKEEIAECFAKTGYSRIPIYNGSIDNIVGILHVKDFLKIVLKGDNGIGDHLHKPAFVPDTKKIGELFREMRKKKIQMAIVIDEFGGVEGLVTMEDIIEEIVGEIQDEYDIEEVLYRKIGPDTYVFDAKIPIEDVEKVINEKLPKEEYETLSGLFLDLIGHIPQNGESVTYNSLKFTAIDVRGNRIMKIKIEKEKGNEEGKDKTSNRGS